Proteins found in one Methylophaga thalassica genomic segment:
- a CDS encoding virulence RhuM family protein, which produces MTNKLSLQDQTREFLLYTAPSGDIKVEVLLSNETIWLTQDRMAALFGVGVPAISKHLKNIFESGELNPEVVISILETTTEHGAIAGKTQTKKVKYYNLDAVISVGYRVNSRQATQFRIWATGLIKEYIIKGFAMDDERLKNGRYFGKDYFKELLERVRSIRASERRIYQQITDIFAECSIDYDPKSETTRLFYAHVQDKFHFAITGHTAAEIISLKADASKPLMGMTTFKNAPKGRVLKSDTIVAKNYLSEQEIKQLERTVSSFFDYIEGIIERRNTFTMEAFAASVDKFLAFNEYQILEGYGRISRKDAENKAFQEYEQFNKQQRIESDFDREIKKLLHNKDAKK; this is translated from the coding sequence ATGACTAATAAGCTCAGTCTACAAGATCAAACCAGGGAGTTTTTGCTTTATACCGCACCGAGTGGCGATATTAAAGTTGAGGTGTTGCTTAGCAATGAAACTATTTGGTTAACGCAAGACCGAATGGCGGCGCTATTTGGTGTGGGTGTGCCAGCTATTTCCAAACATTTGAAGAATATTTTTGAAAGTGGAGAGTTAAACCCTGAAGTGGTTATTTCCATTTTGGAAACAACCACTGAACACGGTGCTATTGCTGGAAAAACACAAACTAAAAAGGTTAAGTACTATAACCTTGATGCAGTGATCTCGGTTGGATATCGGGTTAATTCCAGGCAAGCGACACAGTTTCGTATTTGGGCCACAGGGCTGATTAAAGAATACATCATCAAAGGCTTTGCCATGGATGATGAGCGCCTAAAAAACGGCCGTTATTTCGGTAAAGACTATTTCAAAGAACTACTTGAACGCGTTCGATCTATTCGTGCCAGTGAACGCCGAATTTATCAGCAAATCACTGATATTTTTGCCGAATGTAGTATTGATTATGATCCTAAGTCTGAAACTACGCGTTTGTTTTATGCCCATGTGCAGGACAAATTTCATTTTGCCATTACCGGCCATACTGCAGCTGAAATCATTTCGTTAAAAGCTGATGCCAGTAAACCATTAATGGGCATGACCACGTTCAAGAATGCGCCAAAAGGTAGAGTGTTAAAGTCCGACACGATTGTTGCCAAGAACTACTTATCTGAGCAAGAGATCAAACAGCTGGAGCGAACCGTATCATCGTTCTTTGATTATATTGAAGGCATCATTGAGCGACGTAACACCTTCACCATGGAAGCCTTTGCGGCCAGCGTAGATAAGTTTTTGGCATTTAATGAGTACCAAATTTTAGAAGGTTACGGACGAATATCACGTAAAGACGCTGAAAATAAGGCCTTTCAAGAATACGAGCAATTCAACAAGCAACAACGCATTGAGTCTGATTTTGACCGAGAAATCAAGAAGCTGTTGCACAACAAGGATGCTAAGAAATGA
- a CDS encoding type I restriction endonuclease subunit R, whose product MTSYRAIAESKNFIVLDKYEKQWEVNESYQSEGDLERELVQDLVNQGYELVPGLNHPAAMLANLRVQLQSLNKVTFSEGEWARFVETYLDKPSDGITDKTRKVHDDYIYDFVFDDRRIQNIYLFDKNNIARNKVQVIKQFEQTGSHANRYDVTVLVNGLPLVQIELKKRGVAIREAFNQVHRYSKESFNSEHSLYKYLQLFVISNGTDTRYFANTVSRNKNSFDFTMNWAKADNSLIKDLKDFTATFFQKNTLLKVLLHYAVFDISNTLLVMRPYQIAATERILWKINSSFQAKTWSKPEGGGFIWHTTGSGKTLTSFKAARLATELEFIDKVFFVVDRKDLDYQTMKEYQRFSPDSVNGSKNTAALKQNLAKDDNKIIVTTIQKLNNLIKSEGDLAVYHQQVVFIFDECHRSQFGEAQKNLQKKFKKYYQFGFTGTPIFPENASGAETTASVFGQELHSYVITDAIRDEKVLKFKVDYNDVRVKFKAIETEQDEQKLNAAENKEALLHPERIREIAEYILKSYRQKTHRLQPGARGFNAMFAVSTIDSAKLYYESLTQLQKDSEKPLKIATIFSFAANEEQEMIGAIADESFDVSAMNSSAKEFLNKAIADYNTHFKSSFSVDSDGFQNYYRDLAKRVKGEDDYGNKLPPEETVDLLIVVGMFLTGFDAPTLNTLFVDKNLRYHGLMQAFSRTNRIYDATKTFGNIVTFRDLEKATVEAITLFGNSNTKNVVLEKSYTEYMEGFTDVITGEARRGFMEVVSELEQRFPDPSNIEKEADKKAFAKLFGEYLRVENILQNYDEFASLKALQNVDISDSEAVEAFKADHYLDDDKFAELQSIRLPTERKVQDYRSTYNDIREWQRRQKSAEDKEKSTIEWDDVVFEVDLLKSQEINLDYILELIFEHNKKTKSKADLVDEVRRVIRASLGNRAKESLVVDFINQTDLDQIGEKATVIEAFFAFAQAEQQREAEELITAESLNAEEARRYITTSLKREFASDAGTELNTLLPKMSPLNPQYLTKKQSVFQKIAAFVDKFKGVGGKV is encoded by the coding sequence ATGACAAGCTACAGAGCCATCGCTGAGTCTAAAAACTTCATCGTACTGGATAAGTACGAGAAGCAATGGGAAGTGAATGAAAGCTACCAAAGCGAGGGTGATTTAGAACGTGAGCTGGTTCAGGATTTGGTGAATCAAGGGTATGAGCTGGTTCCTGGCTTGAATCATCCCGCGGCGATGCTCGCAAATCTCCGTGTGCAATTACAATCCTTAAATAAGGTAACCTTTTCAGAGGGCGAGTGGGCGCGGTTTGTTGAAACCTATCTGGATAAACCCAGTGATGGCATCACTGATAAAACCCGCAAAGTGCATGACGATTATATCTATGACTTCGTGTTTGATGATCGCCGTATTCAAAACATTTACTTGTTTGATAAAAACAATATCGCCCGTAACAAAGTCCAGGTCATCAAACAGTTCGAGCAAACCGGCAGCCACGCTAACCGATACGATGTCACCGTTTTAGTTAATGGTCTGCCTCTGGTTCAGATTGAGCTAAAAAAACGGGGTGTGGCTATCCGTGAAGCCTTTAATCAGGTACATCGTTACAGCAAGGAAAGCTTTAACAGCGAACATTCGCTGTATAAATATCTGCAGTTATTTGTGATTTCAAATGGCACCGATACCCGATATTTTGCCAACACGGTCAGTCGTAACAAAAACAGCTTCGACTTCACCATGAACTGGGCGAAGGCTGATAACAGTCTGATAAAAGACCTCAAGGATTTTACTGCCACTTTCTTCCAGAAAAATACGCTACTGAAAGTGCTGCTGCATTATGCTGTGTTTGATATTAGTAATACGCTACTGGTGATGCGCCCGTATCAAATCGCCGCAACCGAAAGGATATTATGGAAGATAAACAGCTCTTTCCAAGCCAAAACTTGGAGCAAGCCAGAAGGCGGTGGCTTTATCTGGCACACCACAGGCTCAGGCAAAACGCTGACCAGCTTTAAGGCGGCGCGTCTTGCCACTGAGCTTGAGTTCATTGACAAGGTATTTTTTGTTGTAGACCGAAAAGACCTTGATTACCAAACCATGAAGGAATATCAACGCTTTTCACCTGATAGCGTTAATGGTTCTAAAAACACCGCAGCCTTAAAGCAAAACCTTGCCAAAGATGACAACAAAATTATTGTCACGACTATCCAGAAACTCAATAACTTAATCAAAAGCGAGGGTGACCTTGCTGTTTATCACCAGCAGGTGGTATTTATCTTCGATGAATGCCACCGCAGCCAGTTTGGTGAAGCGCAGAAGAATCTTCAAAAGAAATTTAAAAAGTATTATCAATTTGGTTTTACTGGCACACCTATCTTTCCCGAGAACGCATCGGGTGCTGAAACGACCGCTAGCGTGTTTGGGCAGGAGTTACATTCTTACGTCATTACCGATGCTATTCGGGATGAAAAGGTGCTTAAGTTTAAGGTGGATTACAACGATGTCCGCGTGAAGTTTAAAGCCATTGAAACCGAGCAGGATGAACAAAAGCTCAATGCTGCAGAAAACAAAGAAGCACTGTTACATCCTGAACGGATCCGTGAAATAGCAGAGTACATTCTAAAAAGCTACCGCCAAAAAACCCATCGTTTACAACCCGGCGCTCGTGGTTTTAATGCCATGTTTGCGGTCAGCACTATTGACTCAGCCAAGCTTTACTATGAGTCACTCACTCAACTACAGAAAGACAGTGAGAAACCACTTAAAATCGCCACTATCTTCTCCTTTGCAGCTAACGAAGAGCAAGAGATGATCGGTGCTATTGCCGATGAGAGCTTTGATGTCTCAGCCATGAATAGCAGTGCCAAGGAGTTTTTGAACAAGGCGATTGCTGACTATAACACCCACTTCAAATCAAGTTTTAGCGTTGATAGTGACGGCTTTCAAAACTATTACCGCGATTTAGCAAAACGGGTAAAAGGCGAGGATGACTATGGCAACAAACTACCACCAGAAGAAACCGTCGACTTGTTAATTGTTGTCGGTATGTTTTTGACCGGATTTGATGCACCGACTCTGAATACCTTGTTTGTCGATAAAAACCTGCGTTATCACGGGCTGATGCAGGCTTTTTCACGTACCAACCGTATTTATGATGCAACTAAAACCTTTGGCAATATCGTCACTTTCCGTGATCTTGAAAAAGCGACCGTGGAAGCCATTACCTTATTTGGTAATAGCAACACCAAAAACGTAGTATTAGAAAAAAGCTATACCGAATACATGGAAGGCTTTACCGATGTGATTACTGGTGAAGCAAGGCGGGGCTTTATGGAAGTGGTTAGTGAACTGGAGCAGCGTTTTCCTGATCCATCCAACATTGAAAAAGAAGCTGACAAGAAAGCCTTTGCCAAACTCTTTGGCGAATATCTGCGTGTCGAGAATATCCTGCAAAACTACGATGAGTTTGCGAGCCTGAAAGCACTGCAAAACGTCGATATAAGTGACTCTGAAGCAGTTGAAGCTTTCAAGGCTGATCATTACCTAGATGATGATAAGTTCGCTGAGTTGCAAAGTATACGTTTGCCTACTGAGCGTAAGGTTCAGGATTACCGCTCGACCTATAATGATATCCGTGAGTGGCAGCGTCGCCAAAAGTCAGCCGAAGATAAAGAAAAATCCACTATCGAGTGGGATGATGTCGTGTTTGAGGTCGACCTGCTTAAATCGCAGGAAATTAACTTAGATTACATTCTCGAGCTGATCTTTGAGCACAACAAAAAGACCAAGAGCAAAGCCGATTTGGTAGATGAAGTACGTCGCGTCATCCGAGCAAGTCTCGGTAACCGAGCTAAAGAAAGCTTGGTGGTCGACTTTATCAATCAAACTGATCTTGACCAGATTGGCGAAAAAGCCACTGTAATCGAAGCCTTCTTTGCCTTTGCCCAAGCTGAGCAGCAACGTGAAGCCGAGGAGTTGATTACTGCTGAAAGCCTGAATGCTGAAGAAGCCCGACGATACATCACTACTTCGCTAAAGCGAGAGTTTGCCAGTGATGCGGGTACAGAACTAAATACCCTTCTACCCAAAATGAGTCCATTGAACCCACAATACCTGACTAAAAAACAAAGCGTGTTTCAAAAGATTGCTGCTTTTGTTGATAAGTTTAAAGGTGTAGGGGGCAAGGTTTAA
- a CDS encoding restriction endonuclease subunit S — MSELSFMEKLLGGVDIGWLPLGEVTKYEQPTKYLVKSKKYDDDFDTPVLTAGKTFILGYTDETEGINQASINPVIIFDDFTTANKWVDFDFKAKSSAMKMITSNDKEKFSLKYVYYWLNTLPTGLTEGDHKRQWISNYSNKSVPIPCPNNPEKSLEIQAEIVRILDAFTAMTAELTAELTAELSLRKKQYNYYRDKLLSFEEVEVEWKTLEHLCTSISAGGDVPKNSVKGQTHPTVEYPYPIYANAIEEKGLYGFTDDFKIDSDAVTISARGAKVGYHAVREAKFTPIIRLIVLVANKKLISTKYLNYVLDMSAIGGTDAGIPQLTVPMVKKITVPIPFPNDPDKSLAEQARIISILDKFNVLTTSVTEGLPREIELRQKQYEYYRDLLLSFPKPDTKKVA; from the coding sequence ATGAGCGAATTGAGCTTTATGGAGAAACTACTGGGTGGGGTTGATATTGGATGGCTGCCTCTAGGTGAAGTTACAAAATACGAACAGCCAACTAAATATCTGGTGAAGTCCAAAAAGTATGATGATGATTTTGATACACCTGTTTTGACAGCAGGTAAAACCTTTATCCTCGGGTATACAGATGAGACCGAAGGGATAAATCAAGCCTCAATCAATCCTGTAATTATCTTCGATGACTTTACAACCGCCAATAAATGGGTTGATTTTGACTTTAAAGCTAAGTCATCCGCTATGAAAATGATTACTTCAAATGACAAAGAAAAGTTTTCTCTTAAGTACGTTTACTATTGGCTTAACACTCTTCCAACTGGATTGACTGAAGGCGATCATAAGCGTCAGTGGATTAGTAATTACTCTAATAAAAGCGTCCCCATCCCCTGTCCAAATAACCCAGAAAAATCCCTCGAAATCCAGGCCGAAATCGTCCGTATACTGGACGCATTTACCGCCATGACCGCCGAGCTGACCGCCGAGCTGACCGCCGAGCTTAGCCTACGTAAAAAACAATACAACTACTATCGCGATAAACTGTTGAGTTTTGAAGAAGTAGAAGTGGAGTGGAAGACGTTAGAGCATCTTTGTACATCCATATCTGCGGGTGGGGATGTGCCTAAAAACAGTGTTAAAGGCCAAACGCACCCAACTGTCGAATATCCGTATCCAATCTATGCAAACGCTATTGAAGAAAAAGGGTTATATGGCTTCACTGATGACTTTAAGATTGATAGTGATGCAGTAACTATCTCTGCGCGTGGGGCAAAAGTCGGATACCATGCTGTCCGAGAAGCTAAGTTCACACCGATAATTCGGTTAATTGTTTTAGTTGCCAACAAGAAACTTATTAGTACTAAGTATCTAAATTATGTTTTAGATATGTCTGCCATAGGAGGAACTGATGCTGGAATACCGCAGCTAACTGTACCAATGGTAAAAAAAATTACGGTTCCAATTCCTTTTCCAAATGACCCAGATAAGTCACTTGCAGAACAAGCCCGAATCATCTCGATCCTCGACAAATTTAATGTACTGACCACCTCCGTCACCGAAGGCCTACCTCGCGAAATCGAGCTACGCCAGAAGCAATACGAATATTATCGTGATTTACTGCTGAGCTTTCCAAAGCCAGATACTAAGAAAGTGGCTTGA
- a CDS encoding type I restriction-modification system subunit M has translation MTSTQQRAALQRQIWAIANDVRGAVDGWDFKQYVLGTLFYRFISENFAAYIEGGDDSIHYAELPDSVITPEIKDDAIKTKGYFIYPSQLFINVAKAANTNESLNTDLAAIFAAIETSASGYPSEVDIKGLFADFDTTSNRLGYTVKDKNQRLAHVLKGVAGLDFGQFDDAHIDLFGDAYEYLISNYAANAGKSGGEFFTPQHVSKLIAQLAMHKQTSVNKIYDPACGSGSLLLQAKKHFDAHIIEEGFFGQEINHTTYNLARMNMFLHNINYDKFNMQLGNTLTEPHFGDEKPFDAIVSNPPYSVKWVGSEDPTLINDERFAPAGVLAPKSKADFAFVLHALSYLSGKGRAAIVCFPGIFYRGGAEQKIRKYLVDNNYVETVISLAPNLFFGTTIAVNILVLAKNKITTDTQFIDASGEAYFKKETNTNVLTDKHIEDIMQVFGSKEDIEHFAKSVPFEQIADNDYNLSVSSYVEAKNTRELIDIAELNAELKTTVAKITQLREDIDAIVAEIEG, from the coding sequence ATGACAAGCACACAACAACGCGCCGCCCTACAACGTCAGATATGGGCTATTGCCAACGATGTTCGCGGTGCGGTAGACGGCTGGGATTTTAAACAATATGTCCTCGGTACACTGTTTTACCGCTTTATCAGTGAGAACTTTGCCGCTTATATAGAAGGTGGCGATGACAGTATTCATTATGCTGAATTACCTGATAGCGTGATCACACCCGAAATCAAAGACGACGCTATCAAAACCAAAGGTTATTTCATTTATCCCAGCCAGTTGTTTATTAATGTAGCGAAAGCAGCTAATACCAATGAAAGCTTAAATACTGATTTAGCTGCTATCTTTGCTGCCATCGAGACCTCAGCTAGTGGTTATCCATCTGAAGTCGATATCAAGGGTTTGTTTGCGGACTTCGATACCACCAGTAATCGTCTTGGTTATACCGTAAAAGATAAAAATCAACGCTTGGCTCATGTGCTAAAAGGTGTGGCAGGTTTGGATTTTGGCCAGTTTGATGATGCCCATATCGATCTATTCGGTGATGCCTACGAATATTTAATTTCCAATTACGCCGCCAATGCAGGTAAATCAGGCGGGGAGTTTTTCACGCCACAGCATGTATCCAAGCTTATTGCCCAACTGGCGATGCACAAACAAACCAGTGTCAATAAAATTTATGACCCAGCCTGTGGTTCCGGCTCACTACTGCTGCAAGCCAAAAAGCATTTCGACGCCCATATTATCGAAGAAGGTTTCTTCGGCCAGGAGATTAATCACACCACTTACAACCTGGCACGGATGAACATGTTTTTGCATAACATCAATTACGACAAATTCAATATGCAGCTGGGCAACACTCTGACAGAACCACACTTTGGCGATGAAAAACCCTTTGATGCCATCGTTTCCAATCCGCCGTACTCGGTGAAGTGGGTTGGTTCAGAAGATCCAACCTTGATTAACGATGAACGTTTTGCTCCAGCCGGTGTGCTGGCGCCGAAATCCAAAGCAGATTTTGCTTTTGTTTTACATGCACTCAGTTATCTATCCGGCAAAGGCCGCGCTGCCATCGTCTGCTTTCCGGGGATTTTTTATCGCGGTGGTGCCGAGCAAAAAATTCGCAAGTATTTGGTGGATAACAACTATGTAGAAACTGTCATTTCGCTGGCACCTAATCTGTTTTTTGGCACCACTATCGCCGTGAACATTCTGGTCTTGGCTAAAAACAAAATCACTACCGATACTCAGTTTATTGATGCCAGTGGCGAGGCTTATTTTAAAAAAGAAACGAATACCAACGTACTCACAGATAAGCATATTGAAGACATCATGCAGGTGTTTGGTAGCAAAGAGGATATCGAGCACTTTGCGAAGTCAGTCCCGTTTGAGCAAATTGCAGACAATGATTACAACCTATCGGTGAGTAGTTATGTTGAAGCCAAAAATACTCGCGAATTAATAGATATTGCTGAGCTTAATGCCGAACTCAAAACCACTGTCGCCAAGATCACTCAGCTGCGTGAAGACATTGATGCGATTGTTGCGGAGATCGAGGGATGA